One Pyrus communis chromosome 4, drPyrComm1.1, whole genome shotgun sequence genomic region harbors:
- the LOC137732670 gene encoding protein LATERAL BRANCHING OXIDOREDUCTASE 1-like — protein MIGPIEVTIIWQVVNHGIDLSILESIEKVAKEFFMLPLEEKKKYALAPGTIQGYGQAFVLSEDQKLDWCNMFALGVVPNFIRSPMLWPTNPENFSESVEVYSTEVRKLCQNLLKYIAMSLGLNGDVFEKMFGEAVQALRMNYYPPCPRPDLVLGLSPHSDGSALTVLQQGKGNSVGLQILKDDRWVPVKPIPNALVINIGDTIEVLTNGKYKSVEHRAVAHKEKDRLSIVTFYAPSYEIEVGPMAELVDENNPCNYRRYNHGGYSKHYVTNKLQGKKTLEFAKIQTKSQTT, from the exons ATGATTGGTCCGATCGAGGTGACTATTATATGGCAGGTGGTTAATCATGGGATTGATCTGAGTATACTTGAGAGCATAGAGAAGGTGGCCAAGGAATTTTTCATGCTGCCTttggaagagaagaagaagtatGCACTGGCTCCCGGGACTATTCAGGGATATGGCCAGGCTTTTGTGTTATCAGAAGACCAGAAATTAGACTGGTGCAACATGTTTGCTCTTGGGGTTGTACCAAACTTTATAAGAAGCCCCATGTTATGGCCAACAAACCCAGAAAATTTTAG TGAAAGTGTAGAGGTCTATTCAACGGAAGTGAGGAAACTGTGCCAGAATCTGCTGAAATACATAGCCATGAGCCTTGGCTTGAATGGTGATGTGTTTGAAAAGATGTTTGGGGAGGCTGTGCAAGCCCTAAGGATGAACTACTACCCTCCATGTCCAAGACCTGACCTAGTTTTGGGACTAAGTCCACACTCAGATGGAAGTGCCCTCACAGTTTTGCAGCAAGGGAAGGGCAACTCGGTGGGACTTCAAATCCTCAAAGATGACAGATGGGTCCCTGTTAAGCCCATTCCCAATGCACTTGTCATCAACATTGGAGACACCATCGAA GTTCTTACAAATGGGAAATACAAGAGTGTGGAGCATAGAGCAGTGGCTCACAAGGAGAAGGACAGGCTTTCAATTGTGACATTTTATGCTCCTAGCTATGAGATAGAGGTTGGCCCAATGGCAGAATTGGTGGATGAAAACAACCCATGCAATTATAGAAGATACAATCATGGAGGGTACAGTAAACACTATGTAACAAACAAGTTGCAAGGCAAGAAAACCTTGGAGTTTGCCAAGATTCAAACCAAATCTCAAACTACTTAA